The following coding sequences are from one Senegalia massiliensis window:
- a CDS encoding N-acetylmuramoyl-L-alanine amidase, with protein MAKKRIGIAAGHNDYTYKKTGGKAVKKNGKVYQEHDANMNLMYKKVYRELRDNYSDVFDTIFVKDDRAGKVSDKQTLYDRINKIKKSRFDLYLDGHHNWNQKSIVNGICSFVWYANSPKSKKIQDLFIDEVKKEGLETHGNGKHYSKFKIWTNLAITRETRFLPGAFMLTENGFMGGNKDFNRIFGSERESYHNRLAKCYIKAICKYFGVKYKGTSKPQTKNLYKVQTGAFESKKNAERLERVLKVKGFDTYIVKESDLYKVQVGAYADFNNALNMAKKLKSKGYSVYLPEQNKEVISKPTIKVGSKVKIKKGAKTYKGTSLADYVYSRIYKVTQVKGNRVVVTYNGTVVAAMNIKDLILI; from the coding sequence ATGGCTAAAAAGAGGATAGGCATAGCAGCAGGACATAATGACTATACTTATAAGAAAACAGGTGGGAAAGCTGTTAAGAAAAATGGTAAAGTGTATCAAGAGCATGATGCTAATATGAATTTAATGTATAAAAAAGTATATAGAGAATTAAGGGATAATTATAGTGATGTATTTGATACTATTTTTGTTAAAGATGATAGAGCAGGCAAAGTATCTGATAAACAAACTCTATACGACAGGATTAACAAAATAAAAAAATCAAGATTTGATTTATACTTAGATGGGCATCATAACTGGAATCAAAAATCTATCGTAAATGGTATTTGTAGTTTTGTTTGGTATGCAAATAGTCCTAAATCTAAAAAGATTCAAGATCTATTTATAGATGAAGTTAAAAAAGAAGGATTAGAAACTCATGGGAATGGGAAACATTACTCTAAATTTAAAATCTGGACTAACCTAGCTATTACTAGAGAAACTAGATTTTTACCTGGAGCTTTTATGTTAACTGAAAATGGATTTATGGGTGGAAATAAAGATTTTAACAGAATATTTGGTAGTGAGAGAGAATCATATCATAATAGGTTAGCTAAATGTTATATTAAAGCTATATGCAAATATTTTGGAGTTAAATATAAAGGAACTTCTAAACCTCAAACGAAAAACCTTTATAAAGTACAAACTGGAGCATTTGAAAGCAAGAAAAATGCTGAAAGGTTAGAAAGAGTATTAAAGGTAAAAGGATTTGATACTTATATAGTAAAAGAAAGTGATTTGTATAAGGTCCAGGTTGGGGCATATGCTGATTTTAATAATGCTTTAAATATGGCAAAGAAATTAAAAAGTAAAGGGTATTCTGTATATCTTCCAGAGCAGAATAAAGAAGTAATTTCAAAACCTACTATAAAAGTAGGTAGTAAAGTTAAAATTAAAAAAGGTGCTAAGACATATAAAGGTACAAGCTTAGCAGATTATGTATATAGCAGGATATACAAAGTTACTCAAGTTAAAGGTAATAGAGTAGTTGTTACTTATAATGGTACTGTTGTTGCAGCTATGAATATAAA
- a CDS encoding phage holin family protein, with amino-acid sequence MQKVERQGENMENLINIKNSIFAGIGVIGTAIATLLGGWDTALQTLIIFMAIDYLTGLVVAAVFKNSKKSKNGTINSFAGWIGLLKKGITLTIVLMATQLDLLVGTEIVRNAVIIGFITNESISIIENVGYMGIDIPDPLIKVINNLTKKGE; translated from the coding sequence ATGCAAAAAGTAGAAAGGCAAGGTGAAAATATGGAAAATTTAATTAATATAAAAAATAGCATATTTGCTGGTATTGGAGTCATTGGTACTGCAATAGCTACACTACTGGGAGGATGGGATACTGCATTGCAAACTCTAATTATTTTTATGGCTATAGATTATCTCACAGGACTTGTTGTTGCTGCAGTATTTAAAAATAGTAAAAAGAGCAAAAATGGAACAATAAATTCATTTGCCGGTTGGATAGGACTTTTGAAAAAAGGCATAACATTAACAATAGTTTTAATGGCTACACAATTAGATTTATTAGTTGGAACTGAAATAGTTAGAAATGCAGTAATAATAGGATTTATAACAAATGAAAGTATTAGCATTATTGAAAATGTGGGATATATGGGAATAGATATTCCAGATCCACTTATAAAAGTTATAAATAACCTAACTAAGAAAGGGGAATAA